A genomic window from Sphingobacterium spiritivorum includes:
- a CDS encoding CPBP family intramembrane glutamic endopeptidase, with amino-acid sequence MLFTKPIHTPVVSMLLLIIISLACSLTLQGIVMFIFAVYSGSFDVLKSGSSIMSNPVFSNLLLAVSSIATFGLPAYLLLQAEQRQINYFPVQKPGQPTYFLLVLFTMIAFIPLMGQIAEWNAKMVLPDSLKGIESWMREQEDSAASMMSGIVMKTSWWGLIINLIILAVLPGICEELFFRGVIQTSFFRLFKNQHLAIWVTAIIFSAIHVQFYGFFPRMLLGAFFGYLLIWSKNIWIPIFGHFINNATATIFGFYYSREGKTFEEMSTAETYPWYIYIGSIAATMVLLFIFYNYSRKVNDGKRLGKDQDVYKCDPE; translated from the coding sequence ATGCTATTTACAAAGCCTATTCATACGCCGGTCGTATCTATGCTATTATTGATTATTATTAGCCTGGCTTGCAGTCTGACACTGCAGGGAATAGTCATGTTTATATTTGCTGTTTATTCCGGAAGTTTTGACGTACTTAAATCAGGCTCGTCCATCATGAGCAATCCGGTTTTTAGCAATTTGTTATTAGCTGTAAGCAGTATTGCTACATTCGGATTACCGGCTTATCTTCTTTTACAAGCCGAACAACGGCAGATAAACTATTTTCCTGTGCAAAAGCCCGGACAGCCGACCTACTTTTTGCTGGTATTGTTCACGATGATTGCTTTTATCCCTTTGATGGGTCAAATTGCAGAATGGAATGCAAAGATGGTGCTGCCGGACAGTCTGAAAGGCATCGAATCCTGGATGCGCGAACAGGAAGATAGTGCGGCCTCCATGATGTCCGGCATCGTTATGAAAACATCGTGGTGGGGATTGATTATCAATCTTATCATTCTGGCGGTATTGCCGGGAATCTGTGAAGAGTTGTTTTTCAGGGGGGTAATCCAAACGAGTTTTTTTCGTCTTTTCAAAAATCAGCATCTTGCGATCTGGGTAACGGCCATAATTTTTAGCGCCATACACGTTCAGTTTTACGGATTTTTTCCAAGAATGCTTTTGGGAGCATTTTTCGGATATCTCCTGATCTGGAGTAAAAATATCTGGATTCCAATATTCGGACATTTTATCAACAATGCTACGGCTACCATTTTTGGCTTTTACTATTCCAGAGAAGGGAAAACTTTTGAGGAGATGAGTACTGCTGAAACTTATCCATGGTATATATATATCGGGAGTATAGCGGCAACAATGGTATTGTTATTTATATTTTACAACTATTCAAGAAAGGTTAACGATGGAAAAAGACTGGGTAAAGATCAAGACGTATACAAATGCGATCCAGAGTGA
- a CDS encoding putative signal transducing protein, protein MEKDWVKIKTYTNAIQSEIVKQMLLENEVNAVVLNKQDSSYLFGKIELYVNANDVEKANALIDELNPEEN, encoded by the coding sequence ATGGAAAAAGACTGGGTAAAGATCAAGACGTATACAAATGCGATCCAGAGTGAAATTGTAAAGCAGATGCTTTTAGAAAATGAGGTTAATGCTGTTGTACTCAATAAGCAGGACTCTTCTTATCTGTTTGGTAAGATAGAGCTTTATGTCAATGCGAATGATGTAGAGAAGGCAAATGCATTGATCGATGAACTTAATCCGGAAGAAAACTAA
- a CDS encoding phosphatidate cytidylyltransferase: MKTRAITGVFFIIILVGSHLLGKEVFVAFFALLGVASLHEFYKLVTSDDIRPDKTVGLLTGLVLMVTGGGAYLEFWSFRFILLVVPFLLWIYIAALYQNRKFPFHDISYTITGIVYTVVPFLTLIGLAFVHGKFNFYIPLGYLILQWSNDTGAYLAGRSFGKRKLFERISPNKTWEGFIGGVLLAVVVALNLEQYFGSIDKWQWVVVALTIGVFGTLGDLVESMLKRSLDVKDSGKIMPGHGGFLDRFDGVLIAAPLVYIFLLLV, translated from the coding sequence ATGAAGACAAGAGCTATTACAGGTGTTTTCTTTATTATTATCCTTGTAGGTTCTCATCTGTTAGGTAAAGAGGTATTTGTGGCTTTCTTTGCATTACTGGGTGTAGCAAGCCTTCATGAATTTTATAAGCTGGTAACTTCTGATGATATCAGACCTGATAAGACTGTCGGATTGCTGACGGGGCTGGTTCTGATGGTTACAGGCGGAGGTGCTTATCTGGAATTTTGGTCCTTCCGGTTTATTCTGTTGGTGGTTCCCTTTCTGTTATGGATCTATATTGCGGCTTTATATCAAAACCGCAAATTTCCGTTTCATGATATATCCTATACTATCACCGGAATTGTATACACGGTTGTTCCGTTTCTGACATTGATAGGTCTGGCTTTTGTACACGGGAAATTCAACTTTTACATCCCCTTAGGATATCTGATTCTTCAATGGTCTAATGATACCGGAGCTTATTTGGCGGGAAGAAGTTTTGGAAAGCGAAAACTTTTCGAACGGATTTCTCCGAACAAGACCTGGGAAGGATTTATCGGAGGAGTTCTTCTGGCGGTAGTGGTTGCGCTCAATCTGGAACAGTATTTCGGGTCCATTGATAAATGGCAATGGGTCGTTGTGGCGTTGACAATTGGTGTTTTCGGCACATTGGGAGATCTGGTAGAATCTATGCTTAAGAGAAGTCTGGACGTAAAAGATTCGGGTAAGATCATGCCCGGACATGGTGGTTTTCTGGATCGGTTTGACGGTGTGCTTATCGCAGCGCCGTTAGTCTATATATTTTTGTTATTAGTATAA
- a CDS encoding DUF2461 domain-containing protein, producing MTKIEKQTFSFLEALRPNNNREWFQENRGLYEASLANVKAFIRGIIDALSAFDPHIHTDISESKCLFRIYRDTRFSNDKTPYKTWFSAGISVDGRKLDGPEYYLHIEPGKSFLGVGYWRPNKEHLDAIRQEIDYNAEGFYKALQDHQWKASDLSAEDKLVRPPAGYDASHPEIEILKLKSFILYRKFTDKELMASDALDKVIEAAHSMFAFKAYIHQAIDND from the coding sequence ATGACTAAGATTGAAAAACAAACCTTTTCTTTTTTGGAAGCACTTCGACCAAATAATAACCGGGAATGGTTTCAGGAGAACAGAGGGCTGTATGAGGCTTCTCTGGCTAATGTAAAAGCTTTTATCCGTGGTATTATTGATGCATTATCTGCTTTTGATCCTCATATTCACACCGATATTTCAGAGAGCAAATGTTTATTCAGAATCTATCGGGACACCCGTTTTTCGAATGATAAGACACCTTACAAGACCTGGTTCAGTGCCGGCATATCTGTTGACGGACGTAAACTGGACGGCCCGGAATATTATTTACATATAGAGCCGGGTAAGTCTTTTTTGGGAGTGGGGTACTGGAGACCAAATAAAGAACATCTGGATGCTATCCGTCAGGAAATCGATTATAATGCGGAAGGGTTCTATAAAGCACTGCAAGATCATCAGTGGAAGGCATCAGATCTGTCCGCAGAAGATAAGCTGGTAAGACCTCCTGCGGGATATGATGCTTCGCATCCGGAGATAGAAATCCTTAAATTAAAGAGCTTTATTCTCTATCGTAAGTTTACAGATAAAGAGCTGATGGCTTCGGATGCGCTGGACAAGGTAATTGAAGCCGCACACAGCATGTTTGCTTTTAAAGCCTATATACATCAGGCCATAGACAACGATTAA